The following coding sequences lie in one Haematobia irritans isolate KBUSLIRL chromosome 3, ASM5000362v1, whole genome shotgun sequence genomic window:
- the LOC142228340 gene encoding synaptic vesicle glycoprotein 2B codes for MVEGDSKKNSSNSYNVESSLQPNYDTNNSTVDNRSIIQPYGLSSDSKDLGYHINDAYDVDKNDLEKASGGRSGGGMKAGFEQAIEMCGYGKFHYILLGICGLVSTSEEMDVISMSFILPSAQCDLNLNTETKGWLNSIIFIGMMVGAYFWGSIADSMGRKKVLIVISFMNGLCIVASSFSQTYEWFMLFRFLNGAALGGSGPVIWSYFAEFQPKSKRGSMLSFMAAFWTFGNLFVAGLAWLIIPTGIGFVTPLFTYNSWRIFLMVCSVPSFIVAFLLFYLPESPKFLLSKGKQDKAMAIFRGIFVTNTKKAPELYPVTELDIDEKLMAEIQEANESVKGKYSKMLSGMVEHSKQLFTSPILKFTLVSIIINFTFHIGYYGLMMWFPELFNRFEEYSTNFPGEKAGVCTVTEYVVGKDSHEDAVCSSHIPSAVFMESLISLGSALPANLIAILGMDLLGRKFFLIFGTMTAGVCSAAMYFVYNSTQNLIVSAVFSGAISAANAALDCLITEVFPTHLRATGVAISMVAARMGGIIGNIVIATLLDQYCPAPTFIVAVLLMGGGLMCLLLPNTTRKELN; via the exons ATGGTAGAAGGTgactctaaaaaaaattcaagtaatt CCTATAATGTAGAAAGTAGCCTACAACCAAACTACGATACAAACAATTCAACTGTAGACAATCGTTCTATAATTCAGCCATACGGCTTAAGTTCCGATTCCAAAGATCTTGGCTATCACATCAACGACGCCTatgatgttgacaaaaatgactTAGAGAAGGCCAGTGGTGGCCGTTCGGGCGGCGGCATGAAAGCCGGCTTCGAACAGGCCATTGAAATGTGCGGCTATGGCAAATTCCATTACATACTACTGGGCATTTGTGGTCTGGTTAGTACGAGTGAAGAGATGGATGTTATATCAATGTCCTTTATTCTACCTTCGG CCCAATGTGATCTTAATCTAAATACAGAAACCAAAGGATGGCTGAATTCGATCATTTTCATTGGTATGATGGTCGGTGCCTATTTTTGGGGTAGTATTGCCGATTCAATGGGTCGCAAAAAGGTTTTGATTGTTATCTCCTTCATGAATGGTCTGTGCATTGTCGCCTCGTCATTTTCTCAAACTTACGAATGGtttatgcttttccgatttctAAATGGTGCAGC GCTTGGCGGTAGTGGCCCTGTCATCTGGTCTTATTTCGCCGAGTTCCAACCGAAATCGAAACGTGGCTCCATGTTGAGTTTCATGGCTGCCTTTTGGACTTTTGGTAATCTTTTTGTGGCCGGCTTAGCTTGGCTCATCATCCCCACCGGCATTGGCTTTGTTACCCCTCTCTTCACCTATAACTCATGGCGTATTTTCTTGATGGTTTGTTCGGTGCCATCGTTCATTGTGGCCTTCTTGCTTTTCTATTTACCCGAATCCCCCAAATTTTTACTATCCAAGGGTAAACAGGATAAGGCTATGGCTATATTCCGTGGTATTTTTGTGACCAATACCAAAAAAGCTCCCGAATTATATCCCGTCACTGAATTGGATATCGATGAAAAACTTATGGCCGAAATCCAGGAAGCCAATGAATCGGTTAAGGGCAAATATTCGAAAATGTTATCGGGTATGGTGGAACACAGCAAACAGTTGTTCACTTCACCCATATTGAAATTCACCTTGGTATCGATCATCATCAATTTTACCTTCCACATTGGTTACTATGGTCTTATGATGTGGTTCCCCGAATTGTTCAATCGTTTCGAGGAGTACAGTACCAATTTCCCCGGTGAAAAGGCTGGTGTGTGTACGGTCACCGAATATGTGGTGGGCAAAGATAGTCACGAAGATGCCGTCTGCTCTTCACACATCCCCTCGGCAGTGTTCATGGAATCGTTGATCTCTTTGGGCTCAGCTCTGCCAGCCAATTTAATTGCCATCTTGGGTATGGATTTGTTGGGTCGtaaattctttttgatttttggtacCATGACTGCTGGTGTCTGTTCCGCTGCCATGTACTTTGTCTACAACTCCACACAAAATCTGATTGTGTCTGCTGTATTCAGTGGAGCCATTTCGGCTGCCAATGCTGCCTTGGATTGTCTGATTACGGAAGTCTTCCCTACACATTTGCGGGCAActggtgttgccatttccatggTGGCCGCTCGTATGGGTGGTATTATTGGTAATATTGTTATTGCCACACTCTTGGATCAGTATTGTCCTGCACCTACCTTCATTGTGGCCGTTTTATTGATGGGTGGTGGTCtgatgtgtttgttattgcccaATACAACACGTAAGGAATTGAACTAA